aggaatatccttcgttgaccgtaagagcttgtgatgggctaagttgggacacccctgtagggtttgaactttcgaaagccgtgtcctcggttatgtggcagatgggaatttgttaatatccggttgtagagaacttgacactaaacttaattaaaatgaatcaaccgcgtgtgtaggcgtgatggtctcttcttggcgtagtccgggaagtgaacacggttcttgtgttatgcttgaacataagtagtttcaggatcacttcttgatcacttctagtccacgaccgttgcgttgcttctcttctcgctcttatttgcgtaagttagccaccatctatacttagtgcttgctgcagctccacctcactaccttttttctatccataagcttaaatagtcttgatcgcgagggtgagagattgctgagtcctcgtgactcacagatacttccaaacagttgcgggtgccgatgataccagtgcatgtgacgcaacccagctcaagtgggagctcgatgaagatcttgatcgttgttataTTTCCTtttatgttgatcagtagtggagcccagttggggcgatcggagaTCTAGTATTTGGgtttttcttcttttatttggttccgtagtcggacctttgtgtGTACATTAGATGATGTATAATCTATTTATGTATTTATGTGAAGtgatgattgtaagccaactctttattcctttcttattcagtacatgagattgtgtgaagattacccctcttacgacaaacctaccatgcggctatgcctctaagttatgccccgacatgtgggagatatagtcgcatcatgggtgttacaagaaaTTAGTCGGTTAAAATAGATACTTTTACATGCTGCTTCGTTGTGACACTTATTATTTAgataaacttatttatttataagaGCTATGTGACAATTCTTTTTGCTAGAGAGCGCTATTTTTTAATCCAAATTGAACCCCAAATCGTCGGAAGGCTTGGCCAAACCGGGCGACGGCATCTAAACaacttgcaataatatcaagtcgaGAAAACGAGAAAGCGAAAAAGAATCTTAGCCCCACCGCACCACACAACCGCGTCTAGGGTTtccacctcgccgccgccatgtcgtCCGGCGACGATGACCGCGTCACCGTCTCCAGGCACCACCAGCGGGACAAGGACAAGGACCGCGACCACTCCTCCTCTCGCCGCCACCGCGACAAGGACCGCCCCTCCTCTCGCCACCACCGCGACGACAGGGACGGTGAGCGGGAGCGGGACCGAGATCGCGACCGCCACCACAGAGACAAGGAGCGGGATCGAGAGGAGCGGAAGGCGCGGGAGCGGGCGGAGAAGGAGCGCGAGAAGGAggagaagagggagaaggaaagggaaagggaaagggagagggagagggaggagagggagatggagaaGGAGAGAGAGCGGGCGCGTCGTCGCGAGGAGCGGGATAGGGAGAAGGAGAAGTCGAGGAGGCGGGAGGCGGTCGATGAGGAGGAGAACGAAGATCGTGACCGCGACCGCAAGCACcgccgccaccggcaccaccaCCGTGATGTGGAGCCAGAGGAGACACCGCTgacaagggaggaggaggaggatgcggaggAGGTGGAGAGACGGCGGCAGAAGAAGGAGGAAGACATGGAGGCTGAGCAGCAGCGGCTTGATGACGAGATGGAGCGGCGCCGCCGCCGTGTTAAGGAGTGGCAGGAGAAGAAGCGCCGTGAGCAGCAGCAGGAGGATGGTGCCAGTGGTGGTGCAGCTGCCATTGAGGCTGATGGTGGAGGCAAGTCTGGGAAGAAGTGGACCTTGGATGGTGAGGAGTCGGATGAGGAGGATGTGAAGAAGTTGGAGGAGAATGCTGGCACTGGTGCCATGGATGTTGACCTACCAAGCATGGATAATGGCAGTAACAGCGGGGCTGGTTTGGAAGAGGATGAGATTGATCCCCTCGACGCGTTTATGGACTCCATGGTGTTGCCAGTGGTTGCAAAGCTCGAGAGTGCCACAACAGCGACGGAGAGCGTGCTTGCTGACAATGCAGGTGGTTTGAATGACAAGAGTGTGAAGGATGCCACAAGTAATGAGGATAAGAAAAGACAGATGATGGCAATTGGAAGAATTATGCAAGGGGATGACTCTGACTCAGATTATGACGATGCTAATAATGGCGAGGCTGGATcagatgatgaggatgatgcagAGTTCATAAAACGTGTCAAGAAGACGAAGGCAGAGAAGTTGGTTATTGTTGACCATTCCAAGATTGATTACCAACCATTCCGGAAGAATTTCTATATTGAGGTGAAAGACATAAAAAATATGCCAGCCGAGGAAGCGGCGGCCTACCGGAAGCTGTTGGAGCTCAAGGTGCACGGGAAAGACGTTCCGAAGCCAATAAAGACATGGATCCAGAGTGGTCTGACAAGTAAGCTACTTGACACTATCAAGAAGCTTGGTTTTGAGAAACCGATGCCTATACAAGCACAGGCGTTGCCAGTCATAATGAGTGGACGTGATTGTATAGGGGTTGCAAAGACTGGATCTGGGAAGACTCTAGCATTTGTCTTGCCCATGCTGAGGCATGTCAAAGATCAGCCGCCTGTTGTGCCTGGGGATGGCCCTATTGGGCTTATTATGGCTCCTACGAGAGAGCTTGTGGTGCAAATATATTCAGACATAAAAAAGTTCTCCAAGGTGCTTGGCATCAACTGTGTTCCTATATACGGAGGTTCTGGGGTTGCCCAGCAGATCAGTGAACTGAAGAGGGGTGCTGAAATTGTTGTTTGTACACCAGGCAGGATGATTGATATCCTTTGCACTAGCAGTGGCAAGATTACTAACCTTCGAAGAGTGACTTTCTTGGTGCTAGATGAAGCTGATAGGATGTTTGACATGGGTTTTGAGCCTCAGATTACTCGAATCGTTCAGAACACCCGTCCGGATAGGCAGACTGTCCTTTTCTCTGCCACTTTTCCACGGCAGGTGGAGATACTGGCACGTAAAGTGCTGACAAAGCCTGTTGAGATTCAGATGGGTGGGAGGAGTGTCGTGAACAAAGATATCACACAACTGGTGGAAGTGCGACCAGAAAGCGAGAGGTTCTTTAGGCTGTTGGAATTGCTTGGGGAGTGGTTTGCAAACGGAAAAATTCTTGTTTTTGTAcagtcgcaagataagtgtgattcTCTACTGAAAGAGCTGTTCCAGCACGGATACCCATGTTTGTCTCTACATGGTGGAAAGGATCAAAATGACCGTGAATCAACTCTTGCTGATTTCAAGAGTAATGTATGCAGCTTGCTGATTGCTACCAGTGTTGCTGCAAGGGGTTTAGATGTGAAAGATCTTGAGCTTGTTGTCAATTATGATGTAACTAATCATTATGAGGACTATGTTCATCGGGTCGGGCGAACGGGTCGCGCTGGTAGGAAGGGCTGTGCTGTgacttttatttctgaggaagaggaACGCTATGCACCAGACCTTGTTAAGGCTTTGGAGCTATCTGAACAGGCCGTTCCAGAGGACCTGAAAGCCTTAGCGGATCGATTTATGTCAAAGGTCAAGCAGGGAACAGAGCAGGCCCATGGAACGGGCTATGGTGGAAGTGGTTTCAAGTtcaatgaagaagaggaggaagcacGGAAATCTGCAAAAAGGGCTCAGGCAAGGGAATATGGATATGAGGAGGACAAGTCAGATTCAGATTCTGACGATGAAGGGGGTGTGCGTAAACAGGGAGGTGATGTTGCAGCACAAGCTATTGCTGCTGCTCAAGCTGCCGCTGCTTTGGCTGCTGCCAGGGCAACTAGTAATGCCCAGCAGCAAGTACCAGCCACAACGGCTGGCTCCTTGCTTCCTCTGCCGGTCGTACCTAGCCAACAAAACAATGAAGCCACACAACGAGCACTTGATGCTGCATACAACTTACAGAAAAATTTGGCAAGGATACAGGCCCATGCAGTTCCAGAACACTATGAAGCGGAGCTTGAGATTAATGATTTCCCACAAAATGCTCGCTGGAAGATCACTCACAAAGAGACATTGGTTCCCATTCAGGAATGGACTGGAGCGGCAATTACTACAAGGGGAACCTTCATTCCTCAAGGCAAAATTGTTGGTGCTAACGAGCGCAAGCTGTACCTGTTTATTGAGGGCCCCAATGAGTCTTCCGTCAAGAAGGCCAAAGCAGAATTGAAGCGTGTCCTTGAGGATTGTGCCAACCAGGCACTGAATCTTCCAGGTTCTGC
This portion of the Triticum dicoccoides isolate Atlit2015 ecotype Zavitan chromosome 7A, WEW_v2.0, whole genome shotgun sequence genome encodes:
- the LOC119330782 gene encoding DEAD-box ATP-dependent RNA helicase 42-like, producing the protein MSSGDDDRVTVSRHHQRDKDKDRDHSSSRRHRDKDRPSSRHHRDDRDGERERDRDRDRHHRDKERDREERKARERAEKEREKEEKREKEREREREREREEREMEKERERARRREERDREKEKSRRREAVDEEENEDRDRDRKHRRHRHHHRDVEPEETPLTREEEEDAEEVERRRQKKEEDMEAEQQRLDDEMERRRRRVKEWQEKKRREQQQEDGASGGAAAIEADGGGKSGKKWTLDGEESDEEDVKKLEENAGTGAMDVDLPSMDNGSNSGAGLEEDEIDPLDAFMDSMVLPVVAKLESATTATESVLADNAGGLNDKSVKDATSNEDKKRQMMAIGRIMQGDDSDSDYDDANNGEAGSDDEDDAEFIKRVKKTKAEKLVIVDHSKIDYQPFRKNFYIEVKDIKNMPAEEAAAYRKLLELKVHGKDVPKPIKTWIQSGLTSKLLDTIKKLGFEKPMPIQAQALPVIMSGRDCIGVAKTGSGKTLAFVLPMLRHVKDQPPVVPGDGPIGLIMAPTRELVVQIYSDIKKFSKVLGINCVPIYGGSGVAQQISELKRGAEIVVCTPGRMIDILCTSSGKITNLRRVTFLVLDEADRMFDMGFEPQITRIVQNTRPDRQTVLFSATFPRQVEILARKVLTKPVEIQMGGRSVVNKDITQLVEVRPESERFFRLLELLGEWFANGKILVFVQSQDKCDSLLKELFQHGYPCLSLHGGKDQNDRESTLADFKSNVCSLLIATSVAARGLDVKDLELVVNYDVTNHYEDYVHRVGRTGRAGRKGCAVTFISEEEERYAPDLVKALELSEQAVPEDLKALADRFMSKVKQGTEQAHGTGYGGSGFKFNEEEEEARKSAKRAQAREYGYEEDKSDSDSDDEGGVRKQGGDVAAQAIAAAQAAAALAAARATSNAQQQVPATTAGSLLPLPVVPSQQNNEATQRALDAAYNLQKNLARIQAHAVPEHYEAELEINDFPQNARWKITHKETLVPIQEWTGAAITTRGTFIPQGKIVGANERKLYLFIEGPNESSVKKAKAELKRVLEDCANQALNLPGSAQTGKYSVL